From Anopheles arabiensis isolate DONGOLA chromosome 3, AaraD3, whole genome shotgun sequence, a single genomic window includes:
- the LOC120904830 gene encoding uncharacterized protein LOC120904830 isoform X2: protein MAAKGRLSGRCIVSIAAVLLLPASCIAQSSSTYGDTGTDTVPQRSSGFGYELIRNQLEEMQDSITQLQQTAESRSACAGLEANIATILRRLETIENGLNAMPQSPAISMPARPIYDQAPLTPAYSARPSRGRTIDIDRMKAEADDMFEEQRSRARARAMAHQQREQSVFDRGKSLFTTRVTMCRARARGRFDKVHR from the exons ATGGCAGCGAAAGGACGATTGTCTGGGCGGTGCATTGTGTCAATAGCCGCCGTACTGCTGCTTCCGGCATCATGTATCGCACAATCGTCGAGCACTTACGGCGACACCGGCACTGATACGGTACCGCAAAGGTCAAGTGGCTTCGGGTACGAGCTAATCCGCAATCAGCTCGAGGAAATGCAAGATAG CATCACACAGCTGCAGCAAACGGCGGAGAGCCGTAGTGCGTGTGCCGGACTGGAAGCCAACATTGCCACCATACTGAGGCGGCTCGAAACGATCGAAAACGGACTGAACG CAATGCCTCAATCACCAGCCATTTCCATGCCGGCACGTCCGATATACGATCAAGCACCGCTAACTCCAGCATACAGTGCACGGCCGTCAAGAGGCCGTACCATCGATATCGACAGGATGAAAGCAGAGGCAGACGATATGTTTGAAGAACAGCGATCGCGTGCCAGAGCTCGAGCGATGGCTCATCAACAAAGGGAACAGTCCGTGTTCGACCGCGGTAAGTCACTG TTTACGACTCGTGTGACGATGTGCCGAGCTCGGGCACGTGGAAGATTCGACAAGGTACACAGATAG
- the LOC120904830 gene encoding uncharacterized protein LOC120904830 isoform X1 has translation MAAKGRLSGRCIVSIAAVLLLPASCIAQSSSTYGDTGTDTVPQRSSGFGYELIRNQLEEMQDSITQLQQTAESRSACAGLEANIATILRRLETIENGLNAMPQSPAISMPARPIYDQAPLTPAYSARPSRGRTIDIDRMKAEADDMFEEQRSRARARAMAHQQREQSVFDRVYDSCDDVPSSGTWKIRQGTQIANVHCIKF, from the exons ATGGCAGCGAAAGGACGATTGTCTGGGCGGTGCATTGTGTCAATAGCCGCCGTACTGCTGCTTCCGGCATCATGTATCGCACAATCGTCGAGCACTTACGGCGACACCGGCACTGATACGGTACCGCAAAGGTCAAGTGGCTTCGGGTACGAGCTAATCCGCAATCAGCTCGAGGAAATGCAAGATAG CATCACACAGCTGCAGCAAACGGCGGAGAGCCGTAGTGCGTGTGCCGGACTGGAAGCCAACATTGCCACCATACTGAGGCGGCTCGAAACGATCGAAAACGGACTGAACG CAATGCCTCAATCACCAGCCATTTCCATGCCGGCACGTCCGATATACGATCAAGCACCGCTAACTCCAGCATACAGTGCACGGCCGTCAAGAGGCCGTACCATCGATATCGACAGGATGAAAGCAGAGGCAGACGATATGTTTGAAGAACAGCGATCGCGTGCCAGAGCTCGAGCGATGGCTCATCAACAAAGGGAACAGTCCGTGTTCGACCGCG TTTACGACTCGTGTGACGATGTGCCGAGCTCGGGCACGTGGAAGATTCGACAAGGTACACAGATAGCAAACGTACACTGTATCAAGTTCTAA